A region from the Desulfitobacterium dehalogenans ATCC 51507 genome encodes:
- a CDS encoding ATP-binding cassette domain-containing protein, giving the protein MLIEAQDISVAIGGRLVLDGESLRCKPGIMTALVGASGSGKTTLLHCLGLLLPVDKGSILIDGKDVTRYGTAARRRFWRDHAAFVLQDYGIMDEESVAFNITMQASVIGRRVSGNKEQLIQSLEQTGLKGRENELAGHLSGGEKQRLALSRAIYKDADILFVDEPTASLDATNRRMVIELLEDFAVRGRTVIVSTHDSEMIDACSAIHQVGSEARHINYRTQGGYL; this is encoded by the coding sequence ATGTTAATTGAAGCTCAAGACATTTCAGTAGCAATTGGCGGGCGGCTTGTGCTTGACGGTGAGTCCCTTCGTTGCAAGCCCGGTATTATGACAGCTCTCGTTGGCGCGAGTGGATCTGGAAAGACCACACTCCTACATTGCCTCGGATTGTTGCTCCCGGTGGATAAAGGAAGCATCCTGATTGACGGGAAAGATGTCACAAGGTACGGTACCGCAGCACGACGTCGGTTCTGGCGCGATCACGCGGCATTCGTACTTCAGGATTATGGAATTATGGATGAGGAGTCGGTTGCCTTCAATATCACTATGCAGGCAAGCGTCATTGGAAGACGTGTCTCGGGAAACAAAGAACAGTTGATACAATCACTCGAACAGACAGGTCTTAAAGGTAGGGAAAATGAATTGGCCGGGCACCTGAGTGGAGGCGAGAAACAGCGTCTTGCTTTATCTCGTGCCATTTACAAGGATGCCGACATCCTGTTTGTTGATGAGCCAACTGCTTCACTGGATGCAACTAACCGGCGTATGGTCATCGAACTGCTTGAGGACTTCGCTGTGCGTGGCCGGACGGTCATTGTGTCAACACATGATTCCGAGATGATCGATGCGTGCAGCGCCATTCATCAGGTTGGTTCCGAAGCTCGTCACATTAACTATAGAACACAAGGAGGATACTTATGA
- a CDS encoding MDR family MFS transporter, producing MDTAQKSNRSLVLTCIMLATFMSAIEGTIVATAMPSIVADLGGFSSFSWVFSAFLLSQAITIPIYGKLADLYGRKPIFFIGVIIFLIGSVLCGFATTMNSLILFRLIQGVGAGAVQPISATIVGDIFAAHERAKVQGYISGVWGVASVIGPALGAVFVQYIHWAWVFWVNIPIGIISMAGIYFFFHESVKKQSHDIDYAGSGLIFLAVSALMFILIQGGVVWPWVSWQVGGLLAFILVVLILFIRQEERAKEPVMPLGLWKDRLITLSNLATLTTGMLMIGVSTFVPTFVQGVMGQPPIIAGFALTAMSIGWTVAAALVGLIMVKVGFRPTAISGGVFLLAGSILYLIIQPQMGWLWVAAGSFTVGIGMGLTRTVFIVAIQNSVHWEMRGVATATNMFMSILGNTLGAGLLAGILNGRLLNYLNLRAADINIPVSIDLVNTILDPQRMATIPTHITAIVKEGLASSLHYVFGCILLMAIISTVLLIFLPAERRGEAE from the coding sequence ATGGATACCGCTCAAAAATCCAATCGGAGTCTTGTTTTAACTTGCATCATGTTAGCCACCTTTATGTCTGCCATTGAAGGGACCATTGTCGCTACTGCAATGCCCAGTATTGTGGCGGATCTTGGCGGTTTCTCCTCTTTTAGTTGGGTTTTTTCCGCTTTCTTATTGTCACAGGCTATTACTATACCCATTTATGGGAAATTAGCCGATCTTTATGGGAGGAAACCGATTTTTTTTATTGGGGTCATTATCTTCCTGATAGGTTCTGTTCTTTGCGGCTTTGCCACCACCATGAATTCACTCATCCTCTTTCGCCTGATTCAGGGAGTGGGTGCGGGTGCGGTACAACCCATTTCGGCCACCATCGTAGGGGATATCTTTGCCGCACATGAGCGAGCAAAAGTTCAGGGATACATATCCGGTGTCTGGGGCGTCGCTTCAGTTATAGGCCCTGCCCTGGGAGCGGTTTTTGTTCAGTACATTCATTGGGCCTGGGTCTTTTGGGTGAATATCCCTATTGGGATAATATCCATGGCAGGCATTTATTTCTTTTTTCATGAATCTGTGAAAAAGCAAAGTCACGACATTGATTATGCCGGTTCTGGATTGATATTTCTGGCAGTCAGTGCGTTAATGTTCATCCTGATTCAAGGCGGAGTCGTTTGGCCGTGGGTATCTTGGCAGGTGGGAGGACTCCTTGCCTTTATACTGGTGGTACTGATCCTTTTCATCCGTCAGGAAGAAAGAGCAAAAGAGCCTGTTATGCCTCTTGGTCTATGGAAGGATCGTCTGATTACACTCTCCAATCTTGCCACCCTGACAACGGGGATGTTGATGATTGGTGTGTCGACCTTTGTTCCCACCTTTGTACAGGGGGTGATGGGACAACCCCCTATAATTGCCGGTTTTGCTTTAACAGCCATGTCCATTGGCTGGACAGTAGCTGCCGCCTTAGTAGGCTTAATTATGGTAAAGGTTGGTTTTAGACCAACAGCAATCAGTGGCGGAGTGTTTTTATTAGCGGGTTCCATTCTCTACCTTATCATACAGCCTCAGATGGGATGGTTATGGGTTGCAGCAGGCTCCTTTACAGTAGGGATCGGAATGGGGCTTACCCGGACCGTATTTATCGTAGCAATCCAGAACAGTGTCCACTGGGAGATGCGGGGTGTGGCCACAGCCACGAATATGTTTATGAGCATCTTAGGAAATACCTTGGGAGCAGGGCTCCTGGCGGGAATACTTAATGGCCGTCTGTTAAATTATTTGAATCTAAGAGCAGCGGATATTAATATTCCCGTGAGTATCGACCTTGTCAACACGATTCTGGATCCCCAAAGGATGGCAACGATTCCAACTCATATCACGGCGATTGTCAAAGAAGGTCTGGCCTCTTCTCTTCATTATGTTTTTGGGTGTATTCTTCTTATGGCAATAATAAGCACTGTACTTTTAATTTTTCTGCCTGCAGAGCGCAGGGGAGAAGCTGAATAA
- a CDS encoding DUF456 domain-containing protein: MTTVALIIAILLFILGLLGTVLPILPGAILIYGGMLIYGLMTGFATLDFSFYFIQGLVFAFIFLVDYLATAAGTRRFGGSKQAGWGAAAGMIVGLFFGPLGILVGPFLGAVGAELLRKTEFNQAIRVGFGTLVGLLGGTIIKLGVEILMIIYFFIKI, encoded by the coding sequence TTGACCACAGTGGCATTGATCATTGCCATTCTGCTGTTTATCCTAGGTTTATTAGGCACTGTTCTGCCCATTTTGCCGGGGGCTATTCTCATTTACGGCGGCATGTTGATTTATGGGCTGATGACAGGATTTGCAACCCTGGATTTTAGCTTCTACTTTATCCAGGGTCTCGTCTTTGCTTTTATATTTCTGGTGGATTATCTGGCTACTGCCGCAGGAACACGCCGCTTTGGCGGAAGCAAGCAAGCAGGCTGGGGAGCAGCCGCGGGGATGATTGTCGGGCTCTTTTTTGGTCCCCTGGGAATCCTTGTCGGACCTTTTTTGGGTGCTGTGGGGGCGGAATTGCTGCGTAAAACAGAGTTTAACCAGGCAATCCGCGTAGGCTTTGGTACCTTAGTAGGACTCCTGGGAGGAACAATCATCAAGCTTGGTGTGGAAATCCTCATGATCATTTACTTCTTTATTAAAATTTAA
- a CDS encoding GtrA family protein: MVGGSTALLELLLFLGLRRGIGVDVISANIIAMGVATGVNFLMNRNWSFRSSAKLGRSFILYVSLIGFNMIVTTWMITLLMSWGVVDFWAKFFVMGAAAAWNFILYRKVVFA; encoded by the coding sequence ATTGTCGGTGGCTCTACAGCGCTCCTGGAGCTATTGCTCTTTCTCGGGTTGCGAAGGGGAATCGGGGTGGATGTGATTTCAGCCAATATTATAGCGATGGGAGTTGCCACGGGAGTCAATTTTCTGATGAACAGGAATTGGTCCTTTCGCAGCAGTGCAAAGCTTGGGCGCAGTTTTATCTTGTATGTTTCGCTGATCGGATTCAATATGATCGTTACCACCTGGATGATTACCCTTCTAATGAGTTGGGGCGTGGTTGATTTTTGGGCAAAATTTTTTGTGATGGGTGCAGCTGCGGCTTGGAATTTTATCCTCTATAGGAAAGTTGTTTTTGCTTGA
- a CDS encoding DUF6056 family protein, with amino-acid sequence MFKNLYAYLKSSSRCSKRDWLILLVFLFAMLWIHRYIFLYADDLYYSRDAQYGLNYLPEALLDELNSNGRVWIGGAMVLALKPQIEFFRILNPLILMSVVYILAKMATFSESSLHKKKDNPSLWIALLCAVLFFLFLPLKIAHITIYYAACAFNYLYPMALVLLYAYLLYTRIGSRSLSKKLLLIALAFFVGSSTQQVGMIGIGFTVMISVYLSFIRRKLPFRTFLPLYGVMFLGYILVSYGSLKRLVWERTAGNEVVLTDVITELIKTNIFSLPAAPFVMLISLSCIFWLFAFSRPGSPAGDPPSVAATLSSSEWSRTAGSEFRSETSSAQEKHFSAETWYCEPMCRKQRIFNRSIAILLCAALTGYIYLLLYKKIPFDLTHENLHSFYGLSIIAFVFLYFSALVYISVIMLIKKDYPFLLFNTINALGAQIMLIVVDARFAATYKVMFPSLLLFSVFIFYSVLAFRRNTLYLSLAFFFLTLSLQEKLPALAGGVIFGLALIHYLYSMFREEGSGSGIKLIQVGLGVFFCLISVMVFGTTLHGYYQASIPQNYNLEAIKQYHEGEKKGELLLKKVPPSYYGYNLGNWNDMPYFMKQCYGIKEDTPINYIQ; translated from the coding sequence TTGTTTAAGAATCTATATGCTTATCTAAAATCCAGTTCCAGATGTTCAAAGAGAGACTGGCTGATTCTCCTGGTCTTTCTTTTCGCCATGCTCTGGATTCATCGTTACATTTTCCTTTATGCCGATGATTTATACTACAGCCGGGATGCTCAATACGGGCTGAATTACCTTCCAGAAGCTCTGCTTGATGAATTGAATTCCAATGGACGGGTCTGGATCGGCGGAGCAATGGTCTTGGCTCTTAAACCGCAAATCGAGTTTTTCCGTATCCTCAATCCCCTTATACTCATGTCGGTAGTCTATATCCTGGCCAAAATGGCCACCTTCTCCGAATCCTCTCTCCATAAGAAAAAGGACAATCCTTCCCTCTGGATTGCCCTGCTCTGCGCTGTCTTATTCTTTCTCTTTTTGCCCCTAAAAATTGCCCATATAACAATTTATTATGCTGCCTGTGCTTTTAATTATCTCTATCCCATGGCCCTTGTTCTATTATATGCTTATCTGCTCTACACCCGGATAGGTTCCAGAAGCCTAAGTAAAAAGTTATTGCTTATTGCTCTGGCCTTCTTTGTCGGCTCCTCCACTCAGCAGGTAGGAATGATCGGAATCGGCTTTACTGTCATGATCTCTGTTTATCTTTCCTTTATCCGCAGAAAGCTGCCCTTTAGAACGTTTCTTCCCCTCTATGGAGTCATGTTCTTAGGGTATATACTGGTCAGCTACGGTTCTTTAAAGCGTTTAGTCTGGGAAAGGACTGCCGGTAATGAGGTAGTTCTTACAGATGTCATAACCGAACTAATCAAGACGAATATTTTCTCTTTACCTGCGGCTCCCTTTGTAATGCTCATCAGCCTTAGCTGTATCTTTTGGCTTTTTGCCTTTTCCCGTCCCGGCTCCCCAGCCGGTGACCCCCCATCCGTAGCTGCGACTCTCTCCTCTTCAGAATGGTCAAGAACCGCCGGATCTGAATTCCGGTCTGAAACTTCTTCTGCTCAAGAAAAACACTTTTCAGCGGAGACATGGTATTGCGAACCCATGTGTCGAAAACAACGCATCTTCAATCGCTCCATTGCCATTCTTTTATGCGCGGCCCTGACCGGATATATCTACCTTCTTTTGTACAAGAAGATTCCTTTTGATCTTACTCATGAAAATCTTCATTCTTTTTACGGGTTAAGTATTATTGCCTTTGTTTTTCTCTATTTCTCTGCCTTAGTCTATATCTCGGTTATCATGCTGATAAAAAAGGATTACCCTTTTCTGCTCTTCAACACCATCAATGCCCTAGGGGCTCAAATCATGCTGATCGTTGTGGATGCCCGATTTGCAGCAACCTATAAGGTCATGTTTCCTTCACTGCTCTTATTCAGTGTCTTTATCTTCTATTCAGTCCTGGCTTTCCGTCGGAATACCCTTTACTTATCTCTGGCTTTCTTTTTCTTGACCTTAAGCCTTCAGGAGAAACTCCCCGCCCTTGCCGGAGGTGTGATCTTTGGCCTTGCACTTATTCATTATCTCTACTCAATGTTTAGAGAAGAAGGTTCCGGGAGCGGGATAAAGCTTATTCAAGTCGGTTTGGGTGTGTTTTTCTGCCTTATTTCTGTTATGGTTTTCGGCACTACTCTTCACGGCTACTATCAAGCTTCCATTCCGCAGAACTATAATCTGGAGGCCATAAAACAATATCATGAGGGAGAAAAAAAAGGAGAGCTCCTCCTGAAAAAGGTGCCTCCAAGTTATTATGGTTATAATCTAGGGAATTGGAATGATATGCCCTACTTTATGAAACAGTGCTACGGAATTAAAGAGGATACGCCTATTAATTATATCCAGTAA
- a CDS encoding HD domain-containing protein, which produces MPSTTFQEIDNHLLNDNKPSNFIIELSKRGIFERSYPFTLLGALKNTPQSPKYHPEGSVWNHTLMVLDNAAERKHISKNPQVFMWAALLHDLGKAPTTRIRKGRITSYDHDSEGEKLASQFLRELTQDEMFIRQVAKMVRWHMQILFVVKGLPFANVKKMASEVSVEEIALLGFCDRLGRGEMTEEKKQEEEQTIEKFLVRCMEILQF; this is translated from the coding sequence ATGCCAAGCACAACTTTTCAAGAAATCGACAATCATCTTCTGAATGATAATAAACCTTCAAACTTCATAATAGAATTAAGCAAGAGGGGAATATTTGAGAGGTCATATCCTTTTACCCTATTAGGAGCACTGAAAAATACCCCCCAGTCTCCAAAGTACCATCCCGAGGGTAGTGTTTGGAACCATACTCTTATGGTTCTTGATAACGCGGCCGAGAGAAAACACATCAGCAAAAATCCTCAGGTGTTCATGTGGGCGGCCTTGCTCCACGACTTGGGCAAAGCCCCCACCACCCGCATACGTAAAGGGCGTATCACTTCTTATGACCATGATTCAGAAGGGGAGAAGCTGGCCAGCCAATTCCTCCGGGAGTTAACCCAGGATGAAATGTTCATCCGCCAGGTAGCCAAAATGGTCCGCTGGCATATGCAGATTCTCTTTGTCGTTAAAGGATTGCCCTTTGCCAATGTCAAAAAAATGGCCTCGGAAGTCTCTGTGGAAGAAATTGCCCTTCTTGGTTTTTGTGACCGTTTAGGAAGGGGTGAAATGACTGAAGAAAAAAAGCAGGAAGAAGAGCAGACCATAGAGAAATTCTTAGTACGGTGTATGGAAATACTTCAATTTTAA
- a CDS encoding response regulator transcription factor: MNESILIIEDEVGIIKMLKRLLDKEGFQKICQAESGAEALKKVREHRIDLILLDVMLPDTNGFDLCQQIREISDVPIIFLTARTTDIDKLIGFSMGGDDYITKPFNPLEVAARIKAILHRQRKTMPEMVQLFRTERFVLHYDQAKLIVEGKEVNCPAKEFQLLKFMCQHPNQVFSVDQLYEKVWEDYSIVGKENTIMVHISRLRQKIEKDPKHPEYLKNVRGLGYMLSNENQRSPQ, translated from the coding sequence GTGAACGAAAGTATACTCATTATAGAAGATGAAGTGGGAATAATTAAAATGCTAAAACGATTGTTAGATAAGGAAGGATTTCAAAAAATATGCCAGGCCGAGTCGGGTGCTGAAGCATTGAAAAAGGTTAGAGAACATAGGATTGATCTGATATTGCTTGATGTCATGCTACCTGATACAAACGGTTTTGATTTGTGTCAGCAAATTAGAGAAATATCGGATGTTCCCATTATCTTTTTGACTGCACGTACCACCGATATTGATAAATTAATCGGCTTTTCTATGGGTGGGGATGATTACATAACGAAACCTTTTAATCCCCTTGAAGTCGCTGCCCGAATCAAGGCCATTCTACATCGTCAAAGAAAAACAATGCCAGAGATGGTACAGCTGTTTCGAACAGAGCGTTTCGTTTTGCATTATGACCAAGCTAAGTTAATTGTGGAAGGAAAAGAAGTAAATTGCCCGGCTAAGGAGTTTCAATTACTTAAATTCATGTGCCAGCATCCCAATCAGGTTTTTAGCGTTGATCAACTATATGAAAAGGTTTGGGAAGATTACAGTATTGTGGGAAAAGAAAATACGATTATGGTCCATATAAGTCGCCTACGTCAAAAAATCGAAAAAGATCCTAAACATCCGGAGTATTTAAAAAATGTGAGGGGATTGGGTTACATGCTAAGTAATGAAAACCAAAGGAGTCCCCAATGA
- a CDS encoding glycosyltransferase family 2 protein: MISIILPVYNEEKQIYVNVQRIRSILLSEKIKHQFVLVDDGSTDGSWSELQRLAEDFDNVLLLKFSRNFGKEAALCAGLEAAAGDACVTLDADLQHPPEYIPEMVRLWREEGYEVVEGIKATRGRETVWGKITALTYYRLFNTATGINLTNASDFKLLDRKVVEAWKMLKETDTFFRGMSAWLGYKRIQIPFQVQERREGQSKWSLPNLFKLAIDSITSFSSMPLQIITGLGLGLLLFDVVLVGQTLYMKFSGQAFTGFTTVIILILGIGSSIMISLGIIGIYISKIYDEVKGRPRYIISEQRKSVIKTIRRRIQ, from the coding sequence TTGATTTCCATAATCCTACCCGTATACAACGAAGAAAAACAAATATATGTCAATGTCCAAAGGATCCGCTCTATTTTATTAAGTGAAAAGATAAAGCATCAGTTCGTTTTGGTTGACGACGGGTCTACGGATGGTTCGTGGTCAGAGCTGCAGCGATTAGCCGAGGACTTCGATAATGTACTCCTTCTCAAATTCAGCAGGAATTTCGGTAAAGAGGCAGCTTTATGTGCAGGATTGGAGGCCGCGGCAGGGGATGCTTGTGTCACCCTCGATGCGGATCTTCAGCACCCTCCCGAGTACATTCCGGAAATGGTCCGTCTCTGGCGGGAGGAAGGGTATGAAGTGGTAGAGGGAATCAAAGCCACACGTGGCAGAGAAACGGTTTGGGGAAAAATAACCGCCTTGACCTATTACAGATTGTTTAATACAGCTACTGGAATTAATCTAACCAATGCTTCGGATTTTAAACTCTTAGACCGCAAAGTAGTGGAAGCTTGGAAAATGCTTAAGGAGACGGACACCTTTTTCCGGGGCATGTCGGCTTGGTTAGGGTACAAACGAATCCAGATTCCCTTCCAAGTTCAAGAGCGAAGGGAAGGTCAATCCAAGTGGTCCTTGCCAAATTTATTTAAACTTGCTATTGATTCCATAACCTCCTTTAGCTCCATGCCTTTACAAATCATCACCGGACTTGGGTTAGGGCTTTTGCTTTTTGATGTGGTCTTAGTTGGTCAGACTCTCTATATGAAGTTTAGCGGTCAAGCCTTTACCGGATTTACGACCGTGATTATTTTAATTCTGGGTATCGGCAGTTCGATCATGATCAGTCTCGGCATTATTGGGATCTATATCTCAAAAATTTATGACGAAGTCAAAGGAAGACCCCGCTATATTATCTCCGAACAGAGAAAAAGTGTAATCAAAACGATTCGCAGGAGAATTCAATAA
- a CDS encoding Hsp20 family protein, whose product MPRVISFTRVKEEEIKAKYEDGVLQVTLPKMETSAPKKHQNRH is encoded by the coding sequence GTGCCACGAGTCATTTCCTTTACCAGAGTTAAAGAAGAAGAGATTAAAGCCAAATATGAAGATGGGGTACTCCAGGTAACCCTGCCCAAAATGGAAACATCTGCACCGAAGAAACATCAAAATCGACATTGA
- a CDS encoding DnaJ C-terminal domain-containing protein — MQYKDYYQILGVEKKATLEEVKKAYRKLTKKYHPDINPGNKEAEEKYKEINEAYEVLGDPEKRKKYDSFGNEFNYQNGYNFDPSQFGFGNGQFEFKTTGGGNYSDFFNLFFGEGGLDLGNLFGQKDPRFRGTRSQFVYPGEDVESELRITLEEGFQGAEKQISLRGRTEQKSLSVKIPKGIKEGEKIRLKGQGEQGVNGGENGDLYLTLRFHPHSHYSLEGINLTTTVDILPWDAALGSEVTVKTLDSTIKVRIPSGIQTDNKIRVAGKGYIDRNETRGDLYIKVRIINPSSISPEMKSLFEKLKDLS, encoded by the coding sequence TTGCAATATAAGGATTATTATCAAATTCTTGGTGTGGAGAAAAAGGCAACTCTCGAGGAAGTCAAAAAGGCTTATCGAAAGCTCACCAAAAAGTATCACCCGGATATTAATCCGGGCAATAAGGAAGCTGAAGAAAAGTATAAAGAGATCAATGAAGCCTACGAAGTCCTCGGAGATCCTGAAAAACGAAAGAAATATGATAGCTTTGGCAATGAATTCAACTACCAGAACGGCTATAATTTTGACCCCTCCCAATTTGGATTCGGGAATGGTCAGTTTGAATTCAAGACCACTGGAGGAGGCAATTACAGCGATTTCTTCAACCTCTTCTTTGGAGAAGGGGGCTTGGATTTAGGTAACCTCTTTGGTCAAAAAGATCCCCGATTCCGGGGAACACGTTCCCAGTTTGTTTATCCAGGAGAGGATGTTGAGTCGGAATTGCGCATTACCCTGGAAGAAGGCTTTCAAGGCGCCGAAAAACAGATATCCCTGAGAGGCAGGACCGAGCAGAAAAGTCTCTCAGTGAAAATTCCCAAGGGGATCAAAGAAGGAGAAAAGATTCGGCTCAAAGGACAAGGTGAACAAGGGGTTAATGGGGGAGAGAATGGAGATTTATATCTAACCCTTCGTTTTCATCCTCATAGTCATTATTCTCTGGAAGGGATTAATCTCACCACAACCGTTGATATTCTCCCTTGGGATGCAGCCTTAGGGTCCGAAGTTACGGTGAAAACCCTGGACTCTACAATCAAAGTCAGAATACCTTCCGGGATACAAACGGATAATAAGATTCGTGTCGCCGGAAAAGGGTATATCGATCGGAACGAGACGCGGGGGGACCTCTATATTAAAGTGCGAATAATTAACCCAAGCTCCATTAGTCCCGAAATGAAGAGCCTGTTTGAAAAGTTAAAGGATCTATCCTAG
- a CDS encoding CYTH domain-containing protein — MSINISNKSDVFKFALALYDYLIQKGQTKEANDLSQLVDSCYTNDEYALKAHLEAFRLIQERVQILPLQYQRALEEAITYILQEIDSRKDKDTAQGCCTADKTKECSENTAKEQEFQEIELKLKIHNPQLGERILEDPLIRELSRNTRPQVKEYETTYYDTWGHQLINHQVCYRIRSSAGEYTATIKGLGSSQSGLSIRREWNRKLSENIPTLEPFKDLAIGQELGNFVRDEELLPIFVTRFKRTALDLTCQDGSHIELALDVGEIEAESKREPICELELELKSGQIENVLKLGEVLSEVYRLKPEEQSKYQRGMILAGIMISCR; from the coding sequence ATGAGTATTAATATTTCAAATAAATCCGATGTCTTTAAATTCGCGCTTGCTCTCTATGACTACCTTATCCAAAAGGGTCAAACTAAAGAAGCTAATGATCTCAGCCAATTAGTGGATTCCTGCTATACCAATGATGAATATGCTCTAAAGGCTCACCTCGAGGCTTTTAGACTGATACAAGAAAGGGTACAGATCTTGCCCCTTCAATATCAGCGTGCTCTTGAGGAGGCCATAACCTATATTCTTCAAGAGATTGACAGTAGGAAGGACAAGGATACTGCACAAGGGTGCTGTACTGCTGATAAAACAAAGGAGTGCAGCGAGAACACGGCCAAGGAGCAGGAATTTCAGGAAATTGAACTAAAACTTAAGATACACAATCCGCAGCTTGGGGAGAGGATACTGGAAGATCCTTTGATCAGGGAATTAAGTCGAAATACCCGGCCCCAAGTCAAGGAATATGAGACAACCTATTATGACACTTGGGGCCATCAGCTCATTAATCACCAGGTATGCTACAGAATACGGAGTTCAGCAGGGGAATATACTGCCACCATCAAAGGATTGGGTTCATCTCAGAGTGGACTATCCATAAGAAGGGAATGGAATCGAAAATTATCGGAGAATATCCCTACCTTAGAACCTTTTAAGGATCTGGCCATAGGCCAAGAATTAGGGAACTTTGTTAGAGATGAAGAACTCCTCCCTATTTTTGTCACTCGGTTTAAACGAACCGCTCTTGACCTGACTTGCCAAGACGGCAGCCACATTGAGTTAGCCCTGGATGTGGGGGAGATCGAAGCAGAGAGTAAAAGAGAACCCATCTGTGAACTCGAGCTCGAACTCAAAAGCGGTCAAATAGAGAATGTGCTAAAATTAGGAGAAGTTCTTTCTGAGGTCTACCGCTTAAAGCCTGAAGAACAGAGTAAATACCAACGGGGAATGATCCTTGCCGGAATTATGATTTCTTGCAGATGA
- a CDS encoding sensor histidine kinase, giving the protein MKTKGVPNEIRNQNFIDINNYLFNHRRYFFITGFSALNLLNISLGINGLVTYVLFPLLFIGMLILIGLVIDRQIRKPLFFFIRWIDQLSLGVFKMPNTIKNFPLNKMRFSLFLELKSKLDGLTYQLNATEKERKELEKTRRNWTSGVTHDLKTPLSYIKGYAAMLRSEHKWNEEEIKEFAKIIEEKSLYMEQLIDDLSVVYEFDKMQIPLDLRTINLVTFVKNVLEDLRQYPMANDYPIHLNVKDEGDILLSFDQTLLKRSLENFIMNAIYHNPHETTITVSIETREGSTLIEIKDDGIGMDDKTIQQLFNRYYRGTTTDKSHLGSGLGMSIAKQFIEKQGGQIKVESEPNRGTKIKILFPL; this is encoded by the coding sequence ATGAAAACCAAAGGAGTCCCCAATGAAATTAGAAACCAAAATTTCATTGATATTAATAATTATCTTTTTAATCATAGGCGCTATTTTTTTATTACGGGATTTTCAGCCCTTAACTTATTGAACATCTCTTTGGGAATTAATGGGTTGGTGACATATGTTTTATTCCCACTACTATTCATTGGAATGCTTATTCTGATTGGACTTGTTATTGACCGCCAAATCAGGAAGCCTCTTTTCTTTTTTATACGCTGGATTGATCAATTATCACTTGGGGTTTTTAAAATGCCTAATACAATAAAGAATTTTCCCTTAAATAAGATGAGGTTTAGCCTGTTTTTGGAACTTAAATCAAAGCTTGATGGTTTAACATATCAACTCAACGCAACAGAGAAAGAACGAAAAGAACTTGAAAAAACTAGGAGGAACTGGACCTCTGGAGTGACACATGACTTAAAAACGCCGTTATCATACATTAAGGGTTACGCAGCCATGCTTCGCTCCGAACATAAATGGAATGAAGAAGAGATTAAGGAATTTGCTAAAATTATTGAAGAAAAATCATTGTATATGGAGCAGTTAATTGATGATTTAAGTGTTGTTTATGAGTTTGATAAAATGCAAATCCCTTTGGATTTACGCACTATAAATCTGGTCACGTTTGTAAAAAATGTTTTGGAAGATCTCCGTCAGTATCCGATGGCTAATGACTATCCTATTCATTTAAACGTCAAGGATGAAGGTGATATTTTATTATCTTTTGATCAGACATTATTAAAGAGATCATTAGAAAATTTCATTATGAATGCTATTTATCATAACCCCCATGAAACAACGATTACTGTCTCCATAGAAACAAGAGAAGGTTCAACCTTAATAGAAATTAAAGACGATGGCATCGGAATGGATGATAAAACAATTCAACAATTATTTAATCGATATTACCGAGGGACGACGACGGACAAGTCCCATCTCGGGTCAGGGTTGGGAATGTCCATTGCTAAACAGTTTATTGAAAAACAAGGGGGGCAGATTAAAGTCGAAAGTGAGCCGAATAGAGGAACGAAGATAAAAATTTTATTCCCTTTATAA